The Streptococcus viridans genome includes a window with the following:
- a CDS encoding ABC transporter ATP-binding protein: protein MTSMVVAKNIVKTFGSKIALNSINFEIKEGEIFGFLGPSGSGKTTMINILTGQLLPDSGITQLLGKDSQDLHPTDLEKIGIVSDQSGFYEKLSLEKNLLLYAKLYGVNLNRVDELLDQVGLLASKKILAEQLSTGMKQRMLLARALINQPKILFLDEPTSGLDPTTSKSIHELLVHLKESGTTIFLTTHDMNEATLLCDHLALLNKGKLIEEGSPANIIQKYNTNKRIKVIYKNREERIFDFSELSTLATNDIISIHSCEPTLEEIFIRLTGEKLNV, encoded by the coding sequence ATGACTTCAATGGTTGTTGCAAAAAATATCGTGAAAACATTTGGCAGTAAGATTGCCCTAAATTCTATTAATTTTGAGATTAAAGAGGGAGAGATTTTCGGATTTCTGGGACCATCCGGATCTGGGAAAACAACGATGATCAATATTCTTACTGGGCAACTACTACCAGACAGTGGAATTACTCAATTGTTAGGAAAAGATTCTCAGGATCTACATCCGACAGATTTAGAAAAAATTGGGATCGTTAGTGACCAAAGTGGGTTCTATGAAAAACTATCCTTAGAAAAAAATCTCCTTCTATATGCAAAGCTCTATGGCGTTAATTTGAATAGAGTAGATGAGTTACTTGATCAGGTAGGGCTGTTAGCTAGCAAAAAGATATTAGCAGAGCAATTATCTACTGGAATGAAGCAACGGATGTTACTGGCTCGCGCTTTAATCAATCAACCTAAAATTCTATTTTTGGATGAGCCAACAAGTGGTTTGGACCCAACAACTTCAAAATCGATTCATGAGTTGTTAGTTCACTTAAAAGAAAGTGGGACCACAATCTTTCTAACCACTCATGATATGAACGAAGCTACTTTATTATGTGATCATTTGGCCTTGTTAAATAAAGGAAAACTCATTGAAGAAGGTAGTCCAGCAAATATCATTCAAAAATATAACACAAATAAACGGATAAAAGTTATTTATAAAAATCGTGAAGAAAGAATCTTTGATTTTTCAGAATTATCGACATTAGCTACAAATGATATTATTTCTATCCACTCATGTGAGCCAACGTTGGAAGAAATTTTTATAAGATTAACGGGGGAAAAATTAAATGTTTAA
- a CDS encoding ABC transporter, translated as MFNRMKALLWLRNQTIIANKNLLVQVVMPYGLLIIYKNFMNLGKDKGLDLMFLCLSTAIAMSVGSTVSTIIAEEKEKKNLKTLLLSGVRPYEYLISVLVHPVVITILNMILFPIIAGADISKIYLEYGLVVMLTAMAVILINLCIAAISSTQSKAQMNGLPIMLIVAMGPNLSQMNPDIANFIKYTFLGAYTELFTKTEFSLTSCSFQILIAWIIGLFILTSLSLKLHKSSKPRNKLPKERAVNTECV; from the coding sequence ATGTTTAATCGAATGAAAGCACTGCTATGGTTAAGAAACCAAACTATTATCGCAAATAAAAACTTACTGGTACAAGTAGTGATGCCCTATGGCTTGCTCATTATTTATAAGAATTTTATGAATTTAGGGAAGGACAAAGGCCTTGACTTAATGTTCCTCTGCTTATCCACAGCAATTGCCATGTCTGTTGGCAGTACTGTTTCCACTATTATTGCTGAAGAGAAAGAAAAGAAGAATCTTAAAACGCTTTTACTAAGTGGTGTACGGCCATACGAATACCTTATCTCGGTTTTAGTACATCCAGTCGTAATTACTATTTTAAATATGATTTTGTTCCCTATTATTGCAGGCGCAGATATTTCTAAAATTTATTTAGAGTATGGTTTAGTAGTCATGTTGACAGCTATGGCTGTTATTCTCATCAATCTATGTATTGCTGCAATTTCTTCGACACAATCAAAAGCTCAAATGAATGGTTTACCTATTATGTTGATTGTTGCAATGGGACCTAACTTGTCTCAAATGAATCCTGATATTGCCAATTTTATTAAATATACTTTTCTTGGAGCTTATACTGAATTATTCACAAAAACAGAGTTTAGTTTAACGAGTTGTTCTTTTCAAATATTAATCGCTTGGATAATCGGTTTGTTCATTCTTACATCCTTGTCACTCAAGCTTCATAAGAGTTCAAAACCGCGAAATAAGTTACCCAAAGAGCGGGCTGTGAATACTGAATGTGTGTAA
- a CDS encoding glycerol dehydrogenase, whose translation MRNFASPSRYIQGENALFENAQPILDLGKHPVLLCDSVVYDIVGKRFEEYLSQNGLTVLPVFFNGEASDNEINRVVSLAKENGCDLVIGLGGGKTIDSAKAIADLLKSPVVIAPTIASTDAPVSALSVIYTDEGAFARYIFYSKNPELVLVDSKVISQAPKRLLASGIADGLATWVEARAVMQANGKTMLGKHQTLAGVAIAQRCEEILFADGLQAMAACEAKVVTPALENIIEANTLLSGIGFESGGLAAAHAIHNGFTALTGDIHHLTHGEKVAYGTLVQLFLENRPKEELNKYIRFYQQIGMPTTLKEMHLENASYEDLLKVGQQATIEGETIHQMPFKVQASDIAQAIVAVDAYVNSLG comes from the coding sequence ATGAGAAATTTTGCAAGTCCATCCCGTTACATTCAAGGTGAGAATGCCTTATTTGAAAATGCGCAACCTATTTTGGATCTTGGGAAACATCCCGTTTTACTCTGTGATTCAGTGGTCTATGATATCGTAGGGAAACGGTTTGAAGAATACCTTAGCCAAAATGGACTGACCGTTTTGCCAGTTTTCTTCAATGGAGAAGCGTCAGACAATGAAATCAATCGTGTGGTCAGCCTGGCCAAAGAAAATGGCTGTGACTTAGTCATCGGACTTGGTGGAGGAAAGACCATCGACAGTGCAAAAGCCATTGCTGATCTTTTAAAATCACCAGTTGTCATTGCTCCGACTATTGCCTCTACAGATGCTCCGGTTTCAGCCTTGTCTGTTATTTATACGGATGAAGGTGCCTTTGCTCGCTATATCTTCTATTCTAAAAACCCAGAATTGGTCTTGGTAGATAGTAAAGTCATCTCTCAAGCACCAAAACGTTTGCTTGCTTCTGGTATCGCAGATGGCTTAGCGACTTGGGTTGAAGCGCGTGCGGTAATGCAAGCCAACGGAAAAACCATGCTAGGCAAACACCAAACTCTAGCTGGTGTCGCGATTGCGCAACGTTGCGAAGAAATCTTATTTGCTGATGGTCTCCAAGCCATGGCTGCTTGTGAAGCCAAAGTGGTAACGCCTGCTCTTGAAAACATCATTGAAGCCAATACCCTTCTCAGTGGGATTGGATTTGAAAGTGGTGGCTTGGCAGCAGCTCACGCCATCCATAATGGCTTTACTGCCCTCACTGGAGACATTCACCATTTGACTCACGGTGAAAAAGTTGCTTATGGAACCTTGGTTCAATTGTTCTTGGAAAACCGTCCTAAAGAAGAATTGAATAAATACATTCGTTTCTATCAACAAATCGGTATGCCAACGACTCTGAAAGAAATGCATCTTGAAAATGCAAGCTACGAAGATCTTCTCAAGGTTGGCCAACAAGCCACCATTGAAGGAGAAACCATCCATCAAATGCCATTCAAGGTACAAGCATCTGATATTGCTCAAGCCATTGTAGCAGTGGATGCTTATGTCAACTCCTTAGGCTAA